The Chloracidobacterium sp. genome includes a window with the following:
- a CDS encoding (2Fe-2S)-binding protein gives MKSITLQPINRTISVKTDTKVLDTLLASQCEVAMACGGMGLCATCHVFVIKGEQSLTPRTEREIRTLGTITGATARSRLSCQARIIGDGVVVELPEGMYVQSIDDLRALIGKRAEVPILHPRDGRVLIDRGKIITKSRILELEGEDFDMTKLAASAT, from the coding sequence ATGAAAAGCATCACGTTACAGCCAATCAATAGGACAATTTCGGTTAAGACGGACACCAAGGTGCTCGACACGCTGTTAGCTTCACAGTGTGAGGTGGCGATGGCGTGCGGCGGTATGGGACTATGTGCAACCTGCCATGTTTTCGTCATCAAGGGCGAACAATCCCTAACCCCGCGTACGGAACGCGAAATTCGAACACTTGGGACGATCACCGGCGCGACTGCCCGTTCACGGTTGTCCTGTCAGGCGCGCATCATCGGCGACGGCGTCGTCGTTGAGTTGCCTGAAGGGATGTATGTGCAAAGCATTGACGACTTGCGGGCGCTCATCGGCAAGCGCGCTGAAGTGCCGATCCTTCACCCGCGCGATGGTCGCGTCTTGATTGATCGCGGGAAAATCATTACAAAGTCCAGAATCCTAGAACTCGAAGGCGAAGACTTTGATATGACTAAACTGGCGGCGTCGGCTACGTAA
- a CDS encoding response regulator: MKKRVLLVEDDDAIAGLVSKWLSQHQDGFSVVTAGHGQEALDILAHQPADIVVTDLQMPVMDGFELIAHLLSEQVNLPIVILTAMAVSDVESRLHQIGALPVIRKPFSVSTLYTVICNELNARQQGVIQGLTLASFLQLLEMERKSCVLRIAAGGRVGYLYFSNGDLVHAETGDRSGEPAAYDILLWEGVKLQMTPPPPVPPPCTLHDRLMGLLMEAFRRRDEAAEALRRTSKSATLEDTPTPTATAAEDQEPLAELSAAVHPSAAHHTPASALQTAELLLTLADRLLHTKVEDTRTYVLAPDLRRRLEANALPQQTVGLLRLFDGRRTLGELLAAVPNEALVFLFLVGGLRAAGLLQETETPVATSPGAT, encoded by the coding sequence ATGAAGAAGCGCGTGCTCTTGGTTGAAGATGACGACGCCATTGCCGGGCTTGTGTCCAAGTGGCTGAGCCAGCATCAGGACGGTTTTTCCGTCGTGACGGCCGGACACGGACAGGAGGCGCTCGACATTCTGGCGCATCAGCCGGCGGACATCGTTGTCACTGACCTCCAGATGCCCGTCATGGACGGCTTTGAACTCATCGCTCACCTATTGAGCGAGCAGGTCAACCTCCCCATCGTCATTCTGACTGCCATGGCGGTCAGCGATGTCGAAAGCCGTCTGCACCAGATCGGCGCGCTCCCGGTCATCCGCAAACCGTTCAGCGTGAGCACGCTCTACACCGTGATCTGCAACGAGTTGAACGCGCGTCAGCAGGGCGTAATTCAGGGCCTGACCCTTGCTTCATTCCTCCAGCTTCTAGAGATGGAACGCAAAAGCTGCGTCCTGCGCATCGCTGCTGGAGGACGGGTCGGCTACCTTTACTTCAGCAATGGTGATCTTGTTCACGCCGAAACCGGCGACCGGTCCGGCGAGCCGGCCGCCTATGACATCCTCCTGTGGGAAGGCGTCAAGCTTCAGATGACCCCGCCACCGCCTGTTCCGCCGCCGTGTACACTGCACGACCGGCTCATGGGTTTGCTGATGGAAGCTTTTCGGCGACGCGACGAAGCGGCGGAAGCCCTGCGTCGGACAAGCAAGTCGGCGACCTTAGAGGATACTCCGACGCCGACTGCGACAGCGGCGGAAGACCAAGAGCCACTCGCTGAACTGAGCGCAGCCGTCCATCCGTCCGCCGCCCACCACACGCCGGCGTCGGCGCTTCAGACGGCCGAGTTGCTGCTGACGTTGGCTGACCGTTTGCTGCACACCAAAGTCGAAGACACTAGAACTTACGTCCTTGCGCCGGATTTGCGCCGCCGGTTGGAGGCCAACGCCCTCCCCCAGCAAACGGTTGGGTTACTGCGCCTTTTTGACGGCCGCCGAACGCTCGGCGAGTTGTTGGCGGCGGTTCCGAACGAAGCCTTGGTGTTTCTTTTCCTCGTTGGGGGTTTGCGGGCCGCCGGTTTGTTGCAGGAAACCGAGACGCCGGTTGCGACCTCACCCGGCGCTACCTGA
- a CDS encoding protein prkA yields the protein MSDTTPAKPDITQLLEAHRRERASLHWEGTFREYFEMAVKRPKLTQLAHARICDMILAAGTTVINPGTQDEVTRYNFFSEELFGIDETIEQLVEYFKSAAQRLEVRKRILLLMGPVGGGKSTIVTLLKRGLEKWTRTEEGAVYAIKGDPMHGDPMLLIPQELRPEIQKHYGIYIEGELSPQARYDLEHTYKGRHEDVIVERIVFSEKDRVGIGTFAPSDPKSQDVSELTGSVDLSMIGEVGVESDPRAYRFDGELNVANRGMMEFIEILKCDEKFLYSLLTLSQEQAIKTGRYAMIYADEVIISHTNENEYLAFVGNKKNEALQDRIIMIKVPYNLKVSEEERIYKKLISQSNLQDVHIAPYTLRVAAMFAVLTRLEPPKRANIDLIKKMKLYDGEDVDGFKSKDVKELKAEAVREGMFGISPRYIINRLSSALVQDSKKYITPIDALRAIRDGFDQHTGITPEERERYLNLLTLVRKEYDEIAKNEVQRAFVYSFEEMAKSICDNYLDNVEAYCNKEKIKDAITEEEMEPDERLMRSIEEQIGISENAKNMFRQEILIRISTYARKGKRFEYTSHERLKEAIEKKIFADLKDIVKITTSTKSPDADQLRRINEVIDRLVKKHGYTPESANELLKYVGSLLSR from the coding sequence ATGTCTGACACTACACCCGCAAAGCCCGATATTACCCAGCTTTTAGAAGCGCACCGGCGTGAACGCGCTTCGCTGCATTGGGAAGGGACCTTCCGTGAGTACTTCGAAATGGCGGTCAAGCGGCCCAAACTGACGCAACTGGCGCATGCCCGCATCTGCGACATGATTCTGGCCGCCGGTACGACGGTCATCAATCCGGGGACACAAGACGAAGTCACGCGCTATAACTTCTTCAGTGAAGAACTCTTCGGGATTGATGAAACCATCGAACAACTGGTCGAGTACTTCAAGTCCGCGGCGCAGCGTCTGGAGGTGCGCAAGCGGATTCTTCTCCTGATGGGGCCAGTCGGCGGCGGGAAGTCCACCATTGTCACGCTGCTCAAGCGCGGCCTCGAAAAGTGGACGCGCACTGAAGAGGGCGCCGTTTACGCCATCAAGGGCGACCCAATGCACGGCGACCCGATGCTTCTGATCCCACAGGAACTGCGCCCCGAAATCCAAAAGCACTACGGAATTTACATTGAAGGGGAACTTAGCCCGCAGGCGCGCTACGATTTGGAGCACACCTACAAGGGCCGCCACGAGGATGTCATCGTTGAACGCATTGTGTTTTCTGAGAAGGACCGCGTCGGCATTGGAACATTCGCTCCGAGCGATCCAAAATCGCAAGATGTTTCTGAGTTGACCGGTTCGGTTGATCTTTCGATGATTGGCGAAGTTGGCGTGGAAAGCGATCCACGCGCCTACCGCTTCGACGGTGAACTCAATGTCGCCAATCGCGGCATGATGGAGTTTATTGAAATCCTCAAGTGCGATGAAAAGTTCCTCTACTCGCTGCTAACGCTTTCTCAGGAACAGGCCATCAAGACCGGCCGGTATGCGATGATCTACGCCGACGAGGTGATCATTTCGCATACGAACGAAAATGAATACCTGGCGTTTGTTGGGAATAAGAAAAACGAAGCCTTGCAGGACCGCATCATTATGATCAAGGTGCCGTACAACCTCAAGGTTTCGGAAGAGGAACGCATCTACAAGAAGCTGATCTCGCAAAGCAATCTTCAGGATGTCCACATTGCGCCCTACACGTTGCGCGTCGCAGCAATGTTCGCTGTACTGACCCGTCTAGAGCCGCCGAAGCGAGCCAACATTGATCTCATCAAGAAGATGAAACTCTATGACGGTGAGGACGTAGACGGCTTCAAGAGCAAGGATGTCAAAGAGCTAAAGGCTGAAGCTGTCCGCGAGGGGATGTTCGGCATTTCGCCGCGCTATATCATCAACCGTTTGTCGAGCGCGCTCGTGCAGGACTCGAAGAAGTACATCACGCCGATTGACGCGCTGCGCGCCATCCGTGACGGCTTCGATCAGCACACTGGCATCACGCCTGAAGAACGTGAGCGGTATCTCAATCTGCTAACACTGGTACGGAAGGAGTACGACGAAATCGCCAAGAATGAAGTGCAGCGGGCGTTTGTCTATTCGTTCGAGGAAATGGCGAAGAGCATCTGCGACAACTACCTCGACAACGTAGAAGCCTACTGCAACAAGGAGAAAATTAAGGACGCGATTACTGAAGAGGAAATGGAGCCGGATGAGCGGCTCATGCGCTCGATTGAAGAGCAGATTGGGATTTCAGAGAACGCCAAGAACATGTTCCGGCAGGAAATCCTGATCCGTATCTCAACCTATGCCCGCAAAGGCAAGCGGTTTGAGTACACCTCGCACGAGCGCCTGAAGGAGGCTATTGAGAAGAAAATCTTTGCTGACTTGAAGGATATTGTCAAAATTACGACCTCAACCAAGTCGCCGGATGCCGATCAGTTGCGACGGATCAACGAAGTGATTGACCGACTGGTGAAAAAGCATGGCTATACGCCGGAAAGCGCCAACGAGTTGCTCAAGTACGTCGGCAGTTTGCTGTCCCGGTAA
- the aroA gene encoding 3-phosphoshikimate 1-carboxyvinyltransferase — protein MARRLEPTRRLCGRVHLPGDKSISHRMAMLAAIADGDTELENYSTSADCAATLECLKRLGVSVRPAVSGVVIGGVGRSGFRPSAATLDAANSGTTIRLLAGLLAGQPFETRITGDASLRRRPMRRIIEPLRRMGATLTAVDDNFAPLSVRGGDLRGITYESPVASAQVKSCLLLAGLFAAGDTTVIEPMPTRDHTERLLGAFGVPVTIQGSACTVTGGLPLQSPGRLRAPGDFSAAAFFIAAGLMTPTADIRLEGVGLNPTRTGFLTVLRAAGAEVEVANERLEGGEPVADLRVTPATPRPIRTLRATGALTANAIDEIPILAILGAYFHGLEVADASELRVKESDRLALIAHNLRAMGVAVEERPDGLTIPGGQRLRGATIHTAGDHRIAMAFAVAALVADGPTTLDDADCVCVSFPNFFAVLDQVRG, from the coding sequence ATGGCGCGGCGGCTTGAGCCGACCCGTCGTCTGTGTGGGCGGGTCCACCTACCGGGTGACAAATCCATTTCGCATCGCATGGCGATGTTGGCCGCCATTGCGGACGGCGACACTGAACTTGAAAACTACTCGACAAGCGCTGATTGCGCAGCGACCCTTGAGTGTCTGAAGCGATTGGGCGTGAGCGTCCGCCCTGCCGTGTCGGGTGTGGTCATCGGCGGGGTGGGGAGGAGCGGTTTCCGGCCGAGCGCCGCCACCCTCGACGCCGCCAACTCCGGCACGACCATCCGCCTGCTGGCGGGCTTGCTCGCTGGGCAGCCGTTTGAGACGCGCATCACCGGCGATGCTTCGCTGCGGCGGCGGCCAATGCGGCGCATCATCGAGCCGCTGCGACGCATGGGCGCAACCCTGACCGCCGTGGATGACAATTTTGCCCCGCTGAGTGTGCGGGGCGGCGACCTGCGGGGCATAACGTATGAGTCGCCTGTCGCCAGCGCGCAGGTCAAGTCCTGCCTGTTGTTGGCTGGACTGTTCGCCGCTGGTGACACGACGGTGATTGAGCCGATGCCGACACGCGACCACACGGAGCGCCTGTTGGGCGCGTTCGGTGTGCCGGTCACCATTCAGGGTTCAGCCTGTACGGTGACGGGCGGTTTGCCGTTACAAAGTCCGGGACGGCTGCGCGCGCCGGGCGACTTTTCGGCGGCGGCGTTTTTCATCGCCGCCGGTTTGATGACGCCGACGGCCGACATCAGGCTTGAGGGCGTCGGGCTCAATCCAACCCGCACCGGCTTCCTGACGGTGCTGCGCGCCGCCGGGGCAGAGGTTGAAGTAGCGAACGAGCGCCTTGAAGGGGGAGAACCGGTTGCCGACTTACGGGTGACGCCCGCAACGCCGCGTCCGATAAGGACCCTTCGCGCAACCGGTGCATTGACCGCCAACGCCATTGACGAAATCCCTATCCTCGCCATCTTGGGCGCGTACTTCCATGGTCTTGAAGTCGCCGACGCCAGCGAGTTGCGCGTCAAGGAAAGCGACCGGCTGGCGCTCATTGCGCACAACTTGCGCGCGATGGGCGTTGCGGTGGAAGAACGCCCGGACGGCTTGACCATTCCCGGCGGCCAACGGCTGCGTGGGGCGACCATTCACACCGCTGGCGACCACCGCATTGCTATGGCGTTCGCCGTGGCTGCGCTAGTTGCCGACGGCCCGACGACGCTTGACGACGCCGACTGTGTCTGCGTGTCATTCCCGAATTTCTTCGCCGTGCTGGATCAGGTGCGGGGCTAA
- a CDS encoding sigma-54 dependent transcriptional regulator, producing MPRKGSLLVVDDEEVMRDVLETLLSSAGYSVRVARTGEEGLELYREHVFDAVLLDVSMPGMGGLATLDALLRHDPEAVVIMITAYATFETAVAAWQRGAFNCIRKPFENSDILRVVEAGVRRRRKDEEHAQLKRTLQQSAEMHGIVARSAAMREILALVEQIAPARTTVLIQGESGTGKELIARAIHFASPRAKTGQFVPVNCSNIPTELLESELFGHARGAFTGAFTAKKGLFDIADGGTLFLDEIGNIAFETQGKLLRVIQEREFIPLGETTPHRVDTRIVAATNLDLKQAVQEGKFREDLFYRLNVITIKIPPLRERPEDILPLARHFIRKYNAENQRQMSEDIDPEVLALLEAYPFPGNVRELENVIERAVVISRTNSLTVECLRDEILNPPTKRSATTPPGSLLPSHLDISQGIHFYDVVAQFEIELIRRALELTRNHQSRAAKLLGLNPTTLNSKIKNYNIK from the coding sequence ATGCCGAGAAAAGGTTCACTATTGGTCGTAGACGACGAAGAGGTCATGCGCGACGTGCTGGAGACCCTGCTTTCCAGCGCAGGGTATAGCGTCAGGGTTGCCCGAACGGGCGAAGAAGGGTTGGAACTCTACCGCGAACACGTCTTTGACGCCGTTCTGCTAGATGTTTCGATGCCGGGCATGGGCGGGCTGGCGACGCTGGACGCGCTGCTCAGGCACGACCCGGAAGCCGTCGTGATTATGATCACCGCCTATGCCACGTTTGAAACAGCGGTCGCCGCGTGGCAGCGTGGCGCGTTCAACTGCATTCGCAAGCCTTTTGAAAACAGCGACATCTTGCGCGTGGTCGAAGCTGGTGTGCGTCGCCGCCGCAAGGACGAGGAACATGCCCAGCTCAAACGCACCCTTCAACAGAGCGCGGAAATGCATGGCATTGTCGCTCGCAGCGCCGCCATGCGCGAGATTCTGGCGCTCGTCGAACAGATTGCTCCGGCCCGCACCACGGTGTTGATTCAGGGCGAATCCGGGACGGGGAAGGAACTTATCGCCCGCGCGATTCACTTTGCGAGTCCACGCGCTAAAACCGGCCAGTTTGTGCCCGTCAACTGCAGCAACATTCCGACAGAACTGTTGGAAAGCGAGTTGTTCGGCCATGCACGCGGCGCCTTCACTGGCGCGTTCACAGCCAAAAAAGGGCTGTTTGACATCGCCGACGGCGGGACGTTGTTTTTGGATGAAATCGGCAACATCGCCTTCGAGACCCAAGGCAAGTTGCTGCGCGTCATTCAGGAACGCGAGTTCATCCCACTTGGTGAGACGACACCGCACCGGGTGGACACGCGCATCGTCGCTGCAACGAACCTTGACCTCAAACAGGCTGTCCAAGAAGGTAAGTTTCGGGAAGACCTGTTTTATCGCCTCAATGTCATCACGATCAAAATTCCACCTCTGCGCGAACGCCCAGAGGATATCTTGCCGCTGGCGCGACACTTCATCCGCAAGTACAACGCTGAAAACCAGCGCCAGATGTCTGAAGACATTGACCCAGAGGTGCTTGCTCTGCTCGAAGCCTATCCGTTTCCCGGTAACGTCCGTGAGCTGGAGAACGTTATCGAGCGGGCGGTGGTTATCTCGCGTACCAACTCACTGACGGTGGAATGCCTGCGGGATGAGATTCTCAACCCCCCAACGAAGCGGTCTGCAACGACGCCGCCGGGTAGCTTGCTGCCTTCACATCTCGACATTTCACAGGGCATTCACTTCTATGACGTGGTTGCGCAGTTTGAGATTGAGCTGATTCGGCGGGCGCTTGAGCTGACGCGCAATCATCAAAGTCGGGCGGCGAAACTCCTTGGGCTGAACCCAACGACGCTCAACAGTAAGATTAAGAACTACAACATCAAATGA
- a CDS encoding glycosyltransferase family 2 protein, translating to MTVQLPLFNEMYVVERLLAACVALDYPKDKLEIQVLDDSTDETQAIARAAVERYAAQGIDIVYLHRTERKGFKAGALSEGLKVAKGQFILIFDADFQPKPDCIRKMIHYFTEPRVGVVQFRWSHLNAEYNLLTRVQSVMLDGHFVVEHTARHRSGGFFNFNGTAGMWRREAIEWSGGWQADTLAEDTDLSYRAQLLGWKFVYILDEDVPAELPVDINAFKVQQRRWAKGYTQVAMKILPRLSGLHLPLHAKIETFFHLSGNLIYPLMILFHLLHLPILIVRYNQGLFHLMLLDVPFMLLSTFSVTLYYLISLKELHGRRWKDLLMIYLAMSIGIGISISNAKAVLEALLGVQSGFARTPKYAIDGTSPAQDWQRKKYRRNMGWLPALEISMAIYFVLAIAYAVRSEIWGVLPFLAIFVIGYGYVGVASLLNGLGVQRETERISGDLTPAME from the coding sequence GTGACGGTTCAGTTGCCCTTGTTCAATGAGATGTATGTCGTCGAGCGTCTGCTGGCAGCTTGCGTCGCATTAGACTACCCAAAGGATAAACTGGAGATTCAAGTTCTGGATGACTCGACCGATGAGACGCAGGCTATTGCCAGGGCCGCCGTCGAGCGTTACGCCGCGCAGGGAATTGACATTGTTTACCTCCACCGGACGGAGCGGAAAGGCTTCAAAGCCGGCGCTCTAAGTGAGGGACTGAAGGTCGCTAAGGGGCAATTCATCCTCATTTTTGACGCGGATTTCCAACCGAAGCCGGATTGCATTCGGAAGATGATCCACTACTTTACAGAGCCCCGCGTTGGCGTCGTTCAGTTCCGGTGGAGCCACCTCAATGCTGAGTACAACCTACTGACGCGCGTTCAGAGCGTCATGCTGGACGGCCATTTCGTTGTCGAACACACGGCGCGGCATCGCAGCGGCGGCTTTTTCAACTTTAACGGTACGGCCGGCATGTGGCGGCGGGAAGCGATTGAATGGTCGGGTGGCTGGCAGGCGGATACACTGGCAGAGGACACGGATTTGAGCTACCGCGCGCAACTACTGGGCTGGAAGTTTGTGTATATTCTGGATGAAGATGTGCCGGCTGAGCTTCCGGTGGACATCAATGCCTTCAAGGTTCAGCAGCGCCGGTGGGCGAAAGGCTATACGCAGGTTGCTATGAAGATTCTGCCGCGACTAAGCGGTTTGCACTTGCCGTTGCATGCTAAGATTGAAACCTTCTTTCATTTGTCAGGCAACTTGATTTATCCATTGATGATTTTGTTCCACTTGCTTCATCTGCCGATTCTCATTGTTCGGTACAATCAGGGACTTTTTCACCTGATGCTGCTGGATGTGCCGTTTATGTTGCTTTCAACGTTCTCAGTGACGTTATACTACCTCATATCGCTCAAAGAACTGCACGGAAGACGTTGGAAAGATTTACTGATGATTTATTTAGCGATGTCTATCGGCATCGGTATCTCCATCAGCAACGCCAAGGCCGTCTTGGAGGCCCTGCTTGGCGTTCAGAGCGGATTTGCGAGGACGCCAAAGTACGCCATTGATGGAACGTCACCGGCGCAAGACTGGCAGCGAAAGAAATACCGCCGGAACATGGGTTGGCTGCCGGCGCTTGAAATCAGTATGGCGATCTACTTTGTCTTGGCGATTGCTTACGCGGTACGCAGTGAGATTTGGGGCGTCCTACCGTTTCTTGCCATTTTTGTCATTGGCTATGGCTATGTCGGTGTCGCTTCTCTACTAAACGGGCTGGGGGTCCAACGGGAGACGGAGCGAATCAGCGGTGACCTTACGCCGGCGATGGAGTAA
- a CDS encoding ATP-binding protein, which produces MNPLYARLSNLIVTRLVVVSTLLALAVAMARSDSSWANANINPQPLVWLAVAVGALSVAYFTWLRMSERYLLQGYVQLLGDVVAVTWLTYQMRDSAFPLAPLYLVIVFVAAMILPRIGTIAVGVACALAYVGLLVSFKVGLLVGGYAIVEQNERYFQNNPLLYVIAILALTVLGGQLAERLRRSDAELEAAARDLAQLRAFNERIVESVKSGLVTVDLTGRIMTFNRAAEEITGYCASRVRGKPLQEVFGMLHQAFPGEPSPNAKDDFRRFETDCRAADGRLLRLGFAVSPLTSEAGETTGYVFSFQDLTEILKLEEEIRRQDRLAALGKMAAGIAHEIRNPLAAMRGSIQLLQSELNLDEEQAKLMRIVLRESDRLNRTIEDFLRYARPRPLQLASVNVARLIGETISLLQHSPEIRPDHEIILDAPPDLPPITADGDQIKQVFWNLARNAVQAMPQGGRLTIAIRPTAEYVEIHLTDTGTGFPPENLARPFEPFNSNREGGTGLGMAIVYQIVSDHGGRVRIGNRTDGVTGAEVVVALPWEATAPASPPETVTDSRLSFRRTPTGVPTPATLTSGETVAPASTQQPTSDGAK; this is translated from the coding sequence ATGAACCCTCTTTACGCGCGCCTTAGCAACCTCATCGTCACACGGTTGGTGGTCGTTTCGACGCTGCTGGCGTTGGCCGTCGCCATGGCGCGTTCCGACAGTTCATGGGCGAACGCTAACATCAACCCCCAACCACTGGTCTGGCTGGCGGTCGCTGTTGGGGCGCTGTCGGTGGCGTATTTCACGTGGCTGCGAATGTCCGAACGCTATCTCCTTCAGGGATACGTCCAACTGCTGGGGGATGTGGTCGCCGTGACATGGCTGACCTACCAGATGCGCGATTCAGCCTTTCCACTTGCGCCGCTCTACTTGGTGATTGTGTTTGTGGCGGCGATGATTCTGCCGCGCATTGGAACCATCGCCGTCGGCGTCGCCTGTGCGCTGGCCTATGTCGGTTTGCTGGTCTCGTTCAAAGTCGGGCTGTTAGTGGGCGGCTATGCCATCGTTGAACAAAACGAGCGGTATTTCCAAAACAACCCGCTGCTGTACGTTATTGCGATTCTGGCGTTGACGGTGCTTGGCGGCCAGCTGGCCGAACGGCTGCGCCGCAGCGACGCCGAACTGGAAGCCGCCGCCCGCGACCTCGCCCAACTGCGCGCCTTCAATGAACGGATCGTGGAAAGCGTCAAAAGCGGGCTAGTGACGGTGGATCTAACGGGACGCATTATGACCTTCAATCGCGCCGCCGAGGAAATCACTGGCTACTGCGCCAGCCGTGTCCGGGGCAAACCGCTTCAGGAGGTGTTTGGTATGCTTCATCAGGCGTTCCCCGGAGAACCATCGCCGAACGCAAAAGACGATTTCCGCCGGTTTGAAACCGACTGTCGGGCGGCTGACGGACGCCTGCTGCGGTTGGGCTTCGCTGTCTCGCCGCTGACGAGCGAAGCCGGTGAGACAACCGGCTACGTTTTCTCCTTTCAGGATTTGACGGAAATCCTCAAGCTGGAAGAAGAAATCCGCCGCCAAGATCGGCTGGCTGCACTGGGCAAGATGGCCGCTGGCATCGCCCATGAAATCCGCAATCCGCTAGCCGCCATGCGTGGTTCGATCCAGCTCCTGCAATCGGAACTAAACCTTGACGAAGAACAAGCCAAGCTGATGCGGATTGTGCTCCGGGAATCAGACCGTCTCAACCGGACGATTGAGGATTTTCTCCGGTATGCCCGACCACGACCACTCCAACTGGCATCCGTCAACGTGGCCCGGCTCATCGGCGAGACAATTTCCCTATTGCAGCATAGCCCTGAAATACGCCCCGACCACGAAATCATCCTCGACGCCCCACCCGACCTGCCGCCGATTACGGCTGACGGCGACCAGATCAAGCAAGTCTTTTGGAATCTTGCGCGGAACGCTGTTCAGGCGATGCCACAGGGTGGTCGGCTCACTATCGCCATCCGTCCCACCGCCGAGTACGTCGAGATTCACCTCACCGACACCGGCACTGGTTTTCCGCCGGAAAACTTGGCGCGTCCGTTTGAGCCGTTTAACTCCAACCGGGAAGGCGGCACAGGGCTGGGGATGGCGATTGTTTATCAGATTGTTTCCGACCATGGCGGGCGAGTCAGGATTGGCAACCGTACCGATGGCGTTACCGGTGCCGAGGTGGTGGTGGCGCTTCCGTGGGAGGCCACAGCGCCGGCGTCCCCCCCTGAGACCGTCACAGATTCACGACTAAGCTTCCGGCGTACGCCGACTGGTGTTCCCACGCCAGCGACGCTCACATCAGGAGAGACCGTCGCGCCGGCGTCAACGCAGCAACCCACTTCAGACGGGGCAAAGTGA
- a CDS encoding 4'-phosphopantetheinyl transferase superfamily protein, whose product MTAVYLNQSTPQSATPATKRWALPPETVHLWWLSLDGPATDADADLLSRDEHCRAERLAHSEAARRFRRGRAHLRRVLASYLGTAPRTLRFAYTPNGKPSIQDAPHLSFSLAHSGDIGLLAVTYRRRLGVDVELSDRTARWLAVARRCLSEDAWRRLQALPEADRVQAVQRGWTRHEALLKASGQAALRRLLRWETPCTAHPAAFTIQDRHGGSWLVKDVVREGVCAALAVERWLDSTPEIVTAGWL is encoded by the coding sequence ATGACAGCGGTCTACTTAAACCAAAGTACGCCTCAATCGGCAACTCCGGCGACGAAACGTTGGGCGTTGCCGCCGGAAACTGTTCATCTCTGGTGGCTGTCGCTAGACGGGCCAGCGACGGACGCCGATGCCGATCTGCTCAGCCGCGACGAACACTGTCGGGCGGAGCGATTGGCGCATTCCGAAGCGGCGCGTCGCTTTCGCCGGGGACGAGCGCACCTGCGCCGTGTTTTGGCAAGCTACCTCGGAACAGCGCCTCGGACGCTGCGGTTTGCCTACACACCGAACGGCAAGCCGTCCATTCAGGACGCGCCGCACTTGTCGTTCAGCTTGGCGCACAGCGGCGATATCGGGCTGCTCGCCGTGACCTACCGGCGGCGGCTTGGCGTGGATGTTGAGCTTTCCGACCGAACGGCGCGCTGGTTGGCTGTCGCGCGCCGGTGTCTGTCGGAAGACGCCTGGCGGCGGCTTCAGGCGCTGCCGGAAGCCGATCGTGTCCAAGCGGTGCAGCGCGGTTGGACGCGCCACGAAGCGCTCCTCAAAGCGAGCGGACAGGCTGCCCTGCGGCGGTTGCTGCGGTGGGAAACGCCTTGCACGGCGCATCCGGCTGCATTCACGATACAGGATCGGCACGGCGGCTCTTGGCTGGTCAAGGATGTTGTACGGGAGGGCGTGTGCGCGGCGCTGGCGGTCGAGCGGTGGTTGGACAGCACGCCTGAGATTGTCACCGCTGGCTGGTTGTGA